A genomic stretch from Limanda limanda chromosome 11, fLimLim1.1, whole genome shotgun sequence includes:
- the dctn3 gene encoding dynactin subunit 3, translated as MDRKMETDDLETRLHTLETRVYGERRVKSVKPAKCAESLARIQAGLTNTANKRERVKILHKKIEDLVKYLDPQFTDHITVPDAMKLEFILAEEDFLLSQAALLEQVSSLQPLLDSTYIRDVPEHATKLQRLSQIHIKEQDQTEVQSLEVKKLFEDYNKMMFLLSKQFTQWDESLRKMEEAKGIRPVEE; from the exons ATGGACAGAAAGATGGAGACGGACGATCTGGAGACACGTCTTCACACGCTGGAGACTCGAGTCTATGGCGAGAGGAGAGTCAAGAGTGTGAAGCCCGCCAAG TGTGCCGAGTCTCTGGCCCGGATCCAAGCAGGTCTGACCAACACAGCCAACAAAAGAGAGCGAGTGAAGATCCTGCACAAGAAGA TTGAGGACCTCGTGAAGTACCTGGACCCCCAGTTCACGGACCACATCACCGTACCGGACGCTATGAAGCTGGAGTTCATCCTCGCTG AGGAGGACTTCCTGCTCTCCCAGGCTGCTTTGCTGGAGCAGGTCAGCAGCCTCCAGCCGCTGCTGGACAGCACCTACATCAGAG ATGTACCAGAGCACGCTACCAAGTTACAGCGTCTATCCCAGATTCACATTAAAGAACAG GACCAAACTGAAGTTCAGTCGCTGGAAGTAAAGAAGCTTTTTGAGGACTACAACAAAATG ATGTTCCTGCTGTCCAAGCAGTTCACCCAATGGGACGAGAGcctgaggaagatggaggaggccAAGGGCATCCGGCCTGTGGAGGAGTAA